CGTACTCACTCATATGGGAGACCGTAACGATATTATCCCGGTAATAAAGGATCTGTTAGGAACTGGACGGTAAGAGAATTTGTGTAGGAAAGTAATAAGGTAGTTATGAATACAGAGCAACAAGCAGCATTCGCACGCAACTCGGACCCCGTACAGGCTAAATTCGGGACAACGCAAGCAGAGATTCGCAATATCTTTCAGCGCACCGAGTTGCAGCGCCAGTACAAAGATCTGAACTGGATCGGCACCTTCGATGATTACCTGAAAGTTGCAACAGCCAATCCAACCGTTACGGACAACGCCTTCCAGAGGGTGCATGCGATGATTATGTCGTACGGCGCCGAGAAGTACTCACTAGGCGGGCGCGAGTATACTCGCTTTAAGTTTTTTGATGATCCACTAGGTGCTGGAAATGATGCCGTATTCGGCCTAGATGACAAGCTAATGAAGCTTGTGGAGTTGTTTGAAGCAGCAGCTAAGAGCTATGGACCTCAGAAGCGCCTATTTCTTATGCTTGGACCGGTTGGCTCCTCAAAGAGTACCGTCGCTAGGCTACTTAAGCGCGGGGCTGAGCACTATTCATTAACGCCCCAGGGTGCGGTGTATACCTTTGGTTTCTCAGAGGAGCCAGTCAGACTAGAGAACGCGCAGAAGAGTTTGGATAACCTAGGAAAGATTAATAAAGATCAGGTTGCATGGTCTCCGATGAACGTAGAACCACTCAGTCTTATCCCCAAACATTTACGAAGTGAGTTTCTGGCAGCTCTTAATCAGAGCATCCCAGTAGGGGCACCTAAGATACAGATTAACGGAGGGCTTGATCCCGCAAGTCGATTTCAGTTGCGCGAGTTGCTTGAGAAGTACGATGGCAACTATGATCGGGTGTTCGATCACGTGGTCGTTAAACGACTAGCTATCTCCGAGGAGGATAGAACCGGCATTACTACCTTTCAACCAAAGGACCCCAAGAGCCAAGATTCAACGGAGTTAACAGGTGATATAAATTACCGTAAACTTGCTAAGTACGGCTCGGACTCAGATCCACGCGCGTTCAGCTTTGATGGAGAGCTGTGTTGTGCGAATCGTGGCATCGCTGAGTTTATCGAGGTGCTTAAGCTAGAGAGAGAGTTTCTCTATGAGCTTCTTACCGCAACGCAGGAGCGGGTAATTAAGCCTAAGAAGTTCCCTCAAACGGAGATAGATCTAGTGTTACTTGGGCACACTAACGAAGCTGAATATGAGAAGCTTCAAGCGGACCGATTCCAGGAGGCGCTACGAGACCGCTCTCTAAAGATAGATATCCCGTACGTACTGACCCTTTCGAATGAGAGGAAGATC
This is a stretch of genomic DNA from Pseudomonadota bacterium. It encodes these proteins:
- a CDS encoding serine protein kinase, whose protein sequence is MNTEQQAAFARNSDPVQAKFGTTQAEIRNIFQRTELQRQYKDLNWIGTFDDYLKVATANPTVTDNAFQRVHAMIMSYGAEKYSLGGREYTRFKFFDDPLGAGNDAVFGLDDKLMKLVELFEAAAKSYGPQKRLFLMLGPVGSSKSTVARLLKRGAEHYSLTPQGAVYTFGFSEEPVRLENAQKSLDNLGKINKDQVAWSPMNVEPLSLIPKHLRSEFLAALNQSIPVGAPKIQINGGLDPASRFQLRELLEKYDGNYDRVFDHVVVKRLAISEEDRTGITTFQPKDPKSQDSTELTGDINYRKLAKYGSDSDPRAFSFDGELCCANRGIAEFIEVLKLEREFLYELLTATQERVIKPKKFPQTEIDLVLLGHTNEAEYEKLQADRFQEALRDRSLKIDIPYVLTLSNERKIYEKDFTSEKVDRHIAPHTIEVAAMFAVCSRLDEPKKSGMTLLQKMRLYNGESVAGYTEQTVREIQDEAPREGHRGISPRFIQDCLSACLVRDTEESRRFLSPFMLLNVLRERLPENPHVTSDDERKRLSAILDKVEQEYKDIVKKEVQLAIAGDVKALETMGQKYVENISAYQRKQKVENRLTRGLDEPDEKFMRSIEEKIGIAAAAKDDFRREILQTIGGMAAAGRKFNPLDNDRLREALEKKLFDDTKDTIQIKQFVSVVQHDDEQQQKFDTLKERLIKRFGYNDDSATEALKFVASILAR